A single region of the Brassica rapa cultivar Chiifu-401-42 chromosome A03, CAAS_Brap_v3.01, whole genome shotgun sequence genome encodes:
- the LOC103857303 gene encoding protein NUCLEAR FUSION DEFECTIVE 4 produces MSPNVLRWFSLVALLWLQSINGTNLSFPAYSSQLKEFLSISQFKLNYLSFASDAGKVLGFISGIAAVHLPLPLVLLAGGSLGFAGYGLQYLSIVKKMFTLSFYQIWGLSFLAGNSICWINTACYIVAIKSFPVNRQVAVGITASYQGLSGKIYTDIVHAFFYSSQREAASGYLLLNSLVPLVGCVVTAPMLMREAKATSYSTRDVKVGFIFLFAVTIATGIYAVATSLLPAPAVLVLVGIVLFLLAPLAIPFGVRLEEVMTCRRSQQKVYDFESPFEEDEKKEEEEFDDEKAIVGVKEEVEWTKLWMKLDFWTYFGLYLFGPTVGLVFMNNLGQIAESRGCAATSSLVALSSSFGFFGRLLPSLLDYFLSRNKYMPSCPVSMAVSLVAMVASFLLLLVDSDVALYISTAMIGVFSGALTSLSVTMTAELFGTQHFGVNHNIVVGSIPIGSFAFGLFAAKVYRDGASFDGRFDGKCYGMYCFQTTLIFWAMLSSVAAVLAAVLYLRNRKFYSQKP; encoded by the exons ATGTCTCCGAACGTTCTCCGGTGGTTTAGCCTCGTCGCTCTTCTCTGGCTTCAATCTATCAACGGCACCAACTTGAGCTTCCCTGCTTACTCTTCACAGCTCAAAGAGTTTCTCTCGATCTCTCAGTTCAAACTCAACTACCTCTCTTTCGCCTCCGACGCCGGAAAAGTCCTGGGATTCATCTCCGGTATCGCCGCCGTTCACCTTCCTCTCCCCCTGGTCCTTCTCGCCGGAGGCTCTTTAGGTTTCGCCGGCTACGGTCTTCAGTATCTCTCCATAGTCAAAAAAATGTTCACGTTATCGTTTTATCAGATATGGGGGCTGAGCTTCTTGGCCGGAAACAGTATCTGCTGGATCAACACGGCTTGTTACATCGTCGCGATAAAAAGCTTTCCGGTGAACCGTCAAGTCGCCGTGGGGATCACGGCAAGTTATCAAGGTTTGAGCGGGAAAATATACACCGACATAGTCCACGCGTTCTTCTACTCGTCTCAACGCGAAGCCGCTTCAGGTTATCTTTTGCTCAACTCTCTAGTTCCTTTGGTCGGTTGTGTCGTGACGGCTCCTATGTTGATGAGAGAAGCGAAAGCTACGTCGTATTCCACTCGGGATGTTAAAGTGGGTTTTATCTTTCTCTTCGCTGTGACTATAGCCACGGGGATTTACGCGGTGGCTACGAGTCTTCTCCCTGCTCCCGCGGTTTTAGTACTCGTAGGcattgttttgtttcttcttgctCCTTTGGCTATTCCTTTTGGAGTTAGGCTCGAAGAGGTTATGACTTGTAGGAGAAGTCAGCAAAAGGTGTACGACTTTGAATCTCCttttgaagaagatgaaaagaaAGAGGAAGAGGAGTTTGATGATGAGAAGGCGATAGTTGGGGTTAAAGAAGAGGTCGAGTGGACAAAACTATGGATGAAACTCGATTTTTGGACATATTTTGGACTTTATTTGTTTGGTCCAACGGTCGGGCTAGTGTTTATGAACAATCTTGGTCAGATCGCTGAGTCTCGTGGCTGCGCCGCGACCAGTTCATTGGTGGCTCTCTCGTCCTCGTTCGGGTTTTTCGGCCGCCTGCTTCCTTCGTTACTCGACTACTTCCTCTCTAG gAACAAATACATGCCATCATGCCCGGTTTCTATGGCGGTCTCACTGGTAGCGATGGTTGCTTCGTTTTTACTCCTCCTCGTTGACTCTGACGTCGCTCTTTACATCAGCACGGCGATGATCGGTGTTTTCTCCGGAGCATTGACTTCTCTCTCCGTCACAATGACTGCAGAGCTTTTTGGGACACAACACTTTGGAGTTAACCACAACATTGTTGTCGGAAGCATTCCTATTGGTTCTTTCGCTTTTGGTTTATTTGCCGCTAAAGTTTACCGCGATGGAGCTTCCTTCGACGGACGTTTTGACGGAAAGTGTTACGGGATGTATTGCTTTCAAACCACTTTGATCTTTTGGGCAATGCTCAGTTCTGTGGCCGCCGTTCTTGCTGCCGTTTTATATCTACGGAATCGCAAGTTCTACTCTCAGAAGCCATGA
- the LOC103857302 gene encoding protein LURP-one-related 7 produces MAADPETPYHPDPEDLLRIPVDLFASKKLPGLSPGDLGFADSSDHLLFTLRKSSSSLRFLLDPSGVPLFSISRLHNGMWELHKGDVGKRKELVLTVKRTSNRFSKTELDVSFAGESSSQQRLVIKGCPFQKSCTIYSQDSIVAQTSLMYKLRQIYVGRSKFRLTIFPGSIDHSLVVAMVAVFLRGRN; encoded by the exons ATGGCGGCGGATCCAGAAACTCCCTACCACCCCGACCCCGAGGACCTCCTTCGAATCCCAGTCGATCTCTTCGCCTCCAAAAAGCTCCCCGGCCTCTCTCCCGGAGATCTAGGCTTCGCCGATTCCTCCGATCATCTCCTCTTCACCCTCCGCAAATCTTCTTCCTCCCTCAGATTCCTCCTTGATCCCTCCGGAGTTCCCCTTTTCTCCATCTCCCGCCTCCAC AATGGAATGTGGGAACTACACAAAGGAGATGTCGGGAAGCGTAAGGAGCTGGTCCTGACGGTGAAGCGGACATCCAACAGATTCAGCAAGACAGAGTTAGATGTCTCTTTTGCTGGAGAATCTTCGTCGCAGCAGCGTCTTGTCATCAAAGGTTGCCCCTTTCAGAAATCTTGTACCATTTACAGTCAAGACTCCATTGTTGCGCAG acGAGTTTGATGTACAAGCTGAGGCAGATTTACGTAGGGAGGAGCAAGTTCCGGCTAACTATATTTCCTGGATCCATTGATCATTCTCTAGTAGTCGCCATGGTCGCCGTGTTTCTTCGAGGCAGAAATTGA